A section of the Citrobacter farmeri genome encodes:
- the nikR gene encoding nickel-responsive transcriptional regulator NikR, giving the protein MQRVTITLDDDLLETLDSLSQRRGYNNRSEAIRDILRGALAQETTQEHGTQGFAVLSYVYEHEKRDLASRIVSTQHHHHDLSVATLHVHINHDDCLEIAVLKGDMGDVQHFADDVIAQRGVRHGHLQCLPKEE; this is encoded by the coding sequence ATGCAACGAGTCACCATCACGCTTGATGACGATTTACTGGAAACACTGGACAGCCTGAGCCAGCGTCGTGGTTACAACAACCGCTCCGAAGCGATTCGCGACATTCTGCGCGGCGCACTGGCGCAGGAAACCACTCAGGAGCACGGCACCCAGGGCTTTGCGGTGCTCTCCTATGTGTATGAACATGAGAAGCGTGACTTAGCCAGCCGCATTGTATCGACCCAGCACCATCACCATGATTTGTCGGTTGCCACACTGCATGTCCATATCAATCATGACGACTGTCTGGAGATTGCCGTCCTGAAAGGCGATATGGGCGATGTTCAGCATTTTGCCGATGATGTCATCGCCCAGCGCGGCGTGCGCCACGGCCATTTGCAGTGTTTGCCGAAGGAAGAGTAA
- the nikA gene encoding nickel ABC transporter substrate-binding protein: MLSRLRRTLFALLACASFLTHAAATDEITTAWPVNVGPLNPHLYTPNQMFAQSMVYEPLVKYQADGSVIPWLAKSWTHSADGKTWTFTLRDDVTFSNGEAFDAHAAAENFRVVLDNRQRHAWLELVNQIVDVNALDKNQLQITLKSAYYPFLQELALPRPFRFIAPSQFKDNETMRGIKAPIGTGPWVLKTSKLNQYDVLVRNDRYWGEKPQIQKITVKVIPDPTTRAVAFETGDIDLLYGNEGLLPLDTFARFSQNPNYRTQLSQPIETVMLALNSAKAPTNELAVREALNYAVNKKSLIDNALYGTQQVADTLFAPTVPYANVGLKPRQYDPQQAKNLLEKAGWRLPAGKDIREKNGQPLRIELSFIGTDALSKSMAEIIQADMRQVGVDVALIGEEESSIYARQRDGRFGMIFNRTWGAPYDPHAFMSSMRVPSHADYQAQQGLTDKPLIDKEISEVLETTDETQRQALYKDILTRLHNDAVYLPISYVSMMVVARPELGTIPYAPIASEIPFEQIKPVKP; encoded by the coding sequence ATTTTGTCCAGACTACGCCGCACACTTTTTGCGCTGCTGGCCTGTGCGTCATTCCTCACGCACGCCGCTGCCACTGATGAAATCACTACCGCCTGGCCGGTCAACGTTGGGCCGCTTAACCCTCATCTGTATACCCCTAACCAGATGTTTGCCCAAAGTATGGTCTATGAACCACTGGTGAAGTATCAGGCGGACGGTTCGGTCATTCCGTGGCTGGCGAAAAGCTGGACCCACTCGGCAGATGGCAAAACCTGGACCTTCACCCTGCGTGATGATGTGACCTTCTCGAACGGCGAAGCGTTCGACGCCCATGCCGCGGCGGAAAATTTCCGCGTGGTGCTCGACAACCGTCAGCGTCATGCCTGGCTGGAACTGGTTAATCAGATCGTCGACGTCAACGCACTCGACAAAAACCAGCTACAAATCACCCTGAAAAGCGCCTATTACCCATTTTTGCAGGAACTGGCGCTGCCGCGCCCGTTCCGTTTTATCGCGCCGTCGCAATTTAAAGACAACGAAACGATGCGCGGCATTAAAGCACCGATTGGCACCGGTCCGTGGGTGCTGAAAACGTCGAAGCTCAATCAGTACGATGTACTGGTACGCAACGATCGCTATTGGGGTGAAAAGCCGCAGATTCAAAAGATTACCGTCAAAGTGATCCCGGACCCCACTACCCGCGCCGTGGCGTTTGAAACCGGTGATATCGACCTGCTGTACGGTAACGAGGGGCTGTTGCCGCTGGATACCTTCGCCCGTTTTAGTCAGAACCCGAACTACCGCACCCAGCTTTCTCAGCCGATCGAAACGGTAATGCTGGCGCTCAACTCAGCCAAAGCGCCGACCAATGAGCTGGCGGTGCGTGAAGCGCTTAACTATGCCGTGAACAAGAAATCGTTGATCGACAACGCGCTGTACGGCACACAGCAGGTCGCCGATACGCTGTTCGCCCCGACGGTCCCTTATGCCAACGTTGGCCTGAAACCGCGTCAGTACGACCCGCAACAGGCAAAAAATCTGCTGGAAAAAGCCGGCTGGCGGCTACCCGCAGGCAAAGACATCCGTGAGAAAAACGGCCAGCCGCTGCGCATTGAACTGTCATTTATCGGCACCGATGCGCTGAGTAAGTCGATGGCGGAAATTATCCAGGCCGATATGCGCCAGGTTGGTGTCGATGTCGCGCTTATTGGTGAAGAAGAGAGCAGTATTTACGCCCGCCAGCGGGACGGTCGCTTCGGCATGATCTTCAACCGCACCTGGGGCGCGCCGTATGACCCACATGCCTTTATGAGTTCGATGCGCGTACCGTCCCATGCGGATTACCAGGCGCAGCAGGGGTTAACCGACAAACCGCTGATTGATAAAGAGATTAGTGAAGTGCTGGAAACCACTGACGAAACGCAGCGTCAGGCGTTGTATAAAGACATCCTGACCCGCCTGCACAACGACGCGGTCTATCTGCCTATCAGCTATGTCTCGATGATGGTGGTCGCCAGACCTGAACTGGGCACAATTCCGTACGCGCCTATCGCCTCTGAAATTCCGTTTGAACAGATTAAACCGGTGAAACCCTGA
- a CDS encoding type II toxin-antitoxin system HicB family antitoxin yields the protein MIKLKMPNAMEIAGQPAVINYVPELNAFRGKFLGLSGYCDFVSDSIQGLQKEGELSLREYLDDCREAGIEPYAQQEKLKTFTLRYPESFGERLSFAAAQEQVSVNTWIIDTLSERLKQA from the coding sequence ATGATCAAACTTAAAATGCCAAACGCAATGGAGATCGCCGGACAACCGGCCGTAATCAATTACGTTCCTGAGCTTAATGCGTTTCGCGGTAAGTTCCTGGGGTTGTCAGGCTATTGTGATTTTGTGTCAGACAGTATTCAAGGGCTGCAAAAAGAGGGGGAACTCTCGTTGCGCGAATATCTTGACGACTGTCGTGAAGCGGGCATTGAACCCTACGCTCAGCAGGAAAAGCTTAAAACATTTACCTTACGCTATCCGGAGTCCTTCGGAGAACGTCTGAGTTTTGCAGCGGCGCAAGAGCAGGTATCCGTGAATACCTGGATTATTGACACGCTGAGTGAACGCCTGAAACAGGCATAG
- the acpT gene encoding 4'-phosphopantetheinyl transferase AcpT — MYRIVLGKVSTLSAGVLPSALSDLAPKGPRRARWLAGRVLLSHALSPLPEIVYGEQGKPAFSPETSLWFNLSHSGDDIALLLSDEGEVGCDLEVIRPRANWRSLANAVFSLGEHAEVEAEHPDRQLAAFWRIWTQKEAIVKQRGGSAWQIVSVDSTFDSGLSLSHCQFDNLSLAVCTPTPFTLTADAVQWLETV, encoded by the coding sequence ATGTATCGGATCGTACTGGGAAAAGTCTCGACACTCAGCGCAGGCGTCTTGCCGTCCGCGTTATCCGACCTGGCGCCGAAGGGGCCGCGACGCGCGCGCTGGCTGGCGGGTCGCGTTTTGCTTTCCCATGCCCTCTCGCCGCTGCCTGAGATCGTTTACGGCGAACAGGGGAAACCGGCGTTTTCACCGGAGACGTCGCTATGGTTCAATCTGAGCCACAGCGGTGATGATATCGCCCTGTTGCTGAGCGACGAGGGCGAAGTGGGTTGCGATCTCGAAGTGATCCGCCCGCGCGCCAACTGGCGCTCGCTGGCAAATGCGGTCTTCAGCCTCGGGGAACACGCCGAAGTGGAAGCGGAACATCCGGATCGGCAACTCGCCGCGTTCTGGCGTATCTGGACGCAAAAAGAGGCGATCGTGAAACAGCGCGGCGGCAGCGCGTGGCAAATCGTCAGCGTCGACAGCACCTTCGACTCCGGGCTTTCGCTAAGCCATTGCCAGTTCGACAACCTGAGCCTGGCGGTCTGCACCCCCACGCCCTTTACGTTGACCGCAGACGCGGTGCAATGGCTGGAAACCGTCTGA
- the nikE gene encoding nickel import ATP-binding protein NikE, with translation MTLLSVTDLSHHYAHASLGGKHQHQSVLKKVSLNLKSGETVALLGRSGCGKSTLARLLVGLESPSQGSVNWRGEPLAKLNRSRQKAFRRDIQMVFQDSISAVNPRKTVCEILREPMRHLLSLSKAGQLTRVREMLHAVDLDENLLDKRPPQLSGGQLQRVCLARALVVEPKLLILDEAVSNLDLVLQAGVIRLLKKLQQQFGTACLFITHDLRLVERFCHRVMVMEDGQIVETRIVGEALTFSTEAGRVLQKAVLPAFPVRRRANS, from the coding sequence ATGACTTTACTCAGCGTCACTGACCTCTCTCATCACTATGCCCACGCCAGTCTGGGGGGAAAACATCAGCATCAGTCGGTGCTGAAAAAGGTCTCCCTGAACCTGAAAAGTGGCGAAACGGTAGCCCTGTTGGGACGCAGCGGCTGCGGAAAAAGTACGCTGGCACGGCTGTTGGTCGGGCTGGAATCGCCCAGCCAGGGAAGCGTGAACTGGCGCGGTGAACCGCTGGCAAAACTGAACCGGTCGAGACAAAAAGCGTTTCGCCGCGATATTCAGATGGTCTTTCAGGATTCCATCAGCGCGGTGAATCCGCGTAAAACCGTCTGTGAGATCCTGCGTGAGCCGATGCGTCATTTACTCTCGCTGTCCAAGGCCGGGCAGTTAACGCGGGTGCGTGAGATGCTTCACGCGGTGGATCTGGATGAAAACCTGCTGGATAAACGTCCTCCCCAGCTCAGCGGCGGTCAGCTCCAGCGCGTCTGTCTGGCTCGCGCGCTGGTGGTGGAGCCGAAACTGTTGATTCTCGATGAAGCGGTGTCGAATCTCGATCTGGTATTGCAGGCGGGCGTCATCCGTCTGCTCAAGAAACTACAGCAGCAGTTTGGCACCGCCTGTCTGTTTATTACCCACGATCTGCGACTGGTAGAGCGTTTTTGCCATCGCGTGATGGTAATGGAGGACGGGCAAATCGTTGAAACCAGAATCGTAGGTGAGGCATTAACCTTTTCCACCGAGGCCGGTCGTGTGCTACAAAAGGCAGTACTTCCCGCATTCCCCGTGCGCCGTCGCGCCAATTCGTAA
- the nikC gene encoding nickel ABC transporter permease subunit NikC: MNFFFSSRWSVRLAMVVIALLTVIALTSQWWLPYDPQAIDLPSRLLAPDSQHWLGTDHLGRDIFSRLLAATRVSLGSVMACLLLVLALGLIVGGSAGLLGGRVDQATMRVADMFMTFPTSILSFFMVGVLGTGLTNVIIAIALSHWAWYARMVRSLVISLRQREFVLASRLSGAGHIRVFIDHLAGAVIPSLLVLATLDIGHMMLHVAGMSFLGLGVTAPTAEWGVMINDARQYIWTQPLQMFWPGLALFITVMAFNMVGDALRDHLDPHLVTEHAH; encoded by the coding sequence GTGAACTTTTTCTTCTCTTCACGCTGGTCGGTTCGCCTGGCCATGGTCGTCATCGCCCTGCTGACGGTGATTGCGCTAACCAGCCAGTGGTGGCTGCCGTATGATCCGCAGGCGATCGATTTACCGTCGCGCCTGCTGGCTCCGGACAGCCAGCACTGGCTGGGAACCGACCATCTTGGACGCGATATTTTCTCTCGCCTGCTGGCCGCCACCCGCGTGTCGCTTGGTTCGGTGATGGCCTGTCTGCTGCTGGTGCTGGCGCTGGGGCTTATCGTCGGCGGTAGCGCCGGACTGCTGGGAGGACGCGTCGATCAGGCCACCATGCGCGTCGCCGATATGTTTATGACTTTCCCGACCTCCATCCTGTCGTTCTTTATGGTCGGCGTATTGGGTACGGGACTCACCAACGTAATTATCGCCATCGCCCTGTCACACTGGGCGTGGTATGCGCGGATGGTGCGCAGCCTGGTTATCTCCCTGCGCCAGCGCGAGTTTGTTCTCGCCTCACGCCTTTCCGGCGCGGGTCATATCCGGGTGTTTATCGATCATCTGGCCGGGGCGGTGATCCCGTCGCTGCTGGTTCTTGCCACGCTGGATATTGGTCACATGATGCTGCACGTAGCCGGGATGTCATTTCTCGGCCTTGGCGTGACAGCACCCACGGCGGAATGGGGGGTGATGATTAACGACGCCCGCCAGTATATCTGGACCCAGCCGCTGCAAATGTTCTGGCCGGGGCTGGCGCTGTTTATCACCGTGATGGCCTTTAACATGGTGGGTGACGCCCTGCGCGATCACCTGGATCCTCACCTGGTCACGGAGCACGCCCACTGA
- a CDS encoding ABC transporter permease produces the protein MRRLRNIYNLGIKELRSLLGDKAMLTLIVFAFTVSVYSSATVLPGSLHLAPIAIADMDQSQLSNRIVNSFYRPWFLPPEMITADEMDAGLDAGRYTFAVNIPPNFQRDVLAGRQPDIQVNVDATRMSQAFTGNSYIQNIISGEVNSFVARYRDNSEPLVSLETRMRFNPNLDPAWFGGVMAIINNITMLAIVLTGSALIREREHGTVEHLLVMPVTPFEIMMAKVWSMGVVVLVVSGLSLMLMVKGVLGVPIEGSIPLFMLGVALSLFATTSIGIFMGTLARSMPQLGLLMILVLLPLQMLSGGSTPRESMPQAVQDIMLTMPTTHFVSLAQAILYRGAGFSIVWPQFLTLLAIGGAFFLIALLRFRKTIGTMA, from the coding sequence ATGCGCCGATTACGCAATATTTATAATTTAGGCATCAAGGAGTTGCGTAGCCTGTTGGGCGATAAGGCGATGCTGACGCTGATCGTGTTTGCATTTACCGTCTCCGTGTATTCCTCCGCGACCGTGCTGCCGGGATCGCTGCATCTTGCGCCAATTGCCATTGCCGATATGGATCAGTCGCAGCTTTCGAATCGTATCGTCAACAGCTTCTACCGCCCGTGGTTTTTACCGCCGGAGATGATCACCGCCGATGAGATGGACGCCGGGCTGGACGCAGGTCGCTATACCTTTGCGGTCAACATCCCGCCCAATTTTCAGCGGGATGTGCTGGCCGGGAGGCAGCCAGATATTCAGGTTAACGTTGACGCCACGCGCATGAGCCAGGCGTTCACCGGCAACAGCTATATCCAGAATATCATCAGTGGTGAAGTGAACAGTTTTGTCGCGCGCTATCGGGATAATAGCGAGCCGCTGGTTTCGCTGGAGACCCGCATGCGCTTTAACCCGAACCTCGATCCAGCATGGTTTGGCGGGGTGATGGCGATCATCAATAACATCACTATGCTGGCGATTGTGCTGACCGGTTCGGCGCTGATCCGTGAGCGCGAGCACGGTACGGTGGAACACCTGCTGGTTATGCCGGTAACGCCGTTTGAGATCATGATGGCGAAGGTCTGGTCGATGGGGGTGGTGGTGCTGGTGGTCTCAGGGCTGTCGCTAATGCTAATGGTGAAAGGGGTGCTCGGCGTGCCGATTGAAGGGTCCATCCCGTTGTTTATGTTGGGTGTGGCACTGAGTCTGTTCGCGACCACCTCGATCGGTATTTTCATGGGCACGCTGGCGCGCTCCATGCCACAACTGGGGCTGTTGATGATTCTGGTGCTTTTGCCTCTGCAAATGCTTTCCGGCGGCTCCACGCCGCGCGAAAGTATGCCCCAGGCGGTGCAGGACATCATGCTGACCATGCCAACCACACACTTTGTCAGTCTCGCCCAGGCGATACTCTATCGTGGCGCCGGGTTCAGCATTGTCTGGCCGCAGTTTCTGACGCTACTCGCTATTGGCGGTGCATTCTTCCTGATTGCGCTACTGCGCTTTCGAAAGACGATTGGCACGATGGCGTAA
- a CDS encoding type II toxin-antitoxin system HicA family toxin, which yields MRQQVLSLRKKQRSTLEQLFKTPVPQGIKWVDIESLIKALGGEIKEGRGSRCKFLLNKSIACFHRPHPSPDTDKGAVESVREWLVSIGVKP from the coding sequence ATGAGACAGCAGGTGTTATCCCTACGGAAAAAGCAAAGAAGCACGCTGGAGCAGCTCTTTAAAACTCCCGTACCGCAAGGTATTAAGTGGGTGGACATTGAATCGCTGATTAAAGCGTTAGGTGGGGAGATCAAAGAGGGGCGCGGTTCACGCTGCAAATTTTTGTTAAACAAGAGCATTGCGTGTTTTCATCGGCCTCATCCTTCACCGGATACAGATAAAGGCGCAGTAGAGAGCGTACGTGAATGGTTAGTCAGTATAGGGGTTAAACCATGA
- the nikD gene encoding nickel import ATP-binding protein NikD, with translation MPQQIELQNIALQADRPLVHDVSLSLKRGRVLALVGGSGSGKSLTCAAALGILPAGVRQTGGTLLADGKPVSPCSLRGFKIATIMQNPRSAFNPLHTMATHARETCQALGKPADDTTLLRALEAVGLEHADRVLKLYPFEMSGGMLQRMMIAMAVLSDAPFIIADEPTTDLDVVAQARILDLLESIMQSRAPGMLLVTHDMGVVARLADDVAVMDNGNIVEQGEVETLFRAPKHAITRGLVSAHLALYGMELAS, from the coding sequence ATGCCACAGCAAATTGAACTGCAAAACATCGCATTACAGGCCGATCGCCCGCTAGTGCACGACGTGTCGTTATCGCTCAAACGCGGACGCGTGCTGGCGCTGGTGGGCGGCAGCGGCAGTGGAAAATCGCTGACCTGCGCGGCGGCGCTCGGGATTTTACCCGCCGGCGTACGCCAGACCGGCGGAACGCTTCTTGCTGACGGCAAGCCGGTATCCCCTTGCTCCCTGCGCGGGTTCAAAATCGCCACCATTATGCAAAACCCGCGTAGCGCGTTTAATCCACTGCATACCATGGCGACCCACGCGCGCGAAACCTGCCAGGCGCTGGGTAAACCGGCAGACGACACCACGCTTCTCCGTGCGCTGGAAGCCGTAGGCCTGGAGCACGCCGATCGCGTACTGAAGCTCTATCCGTTCGAGATGAGCGGCGGCATGCTACAACGCATGATGATCGCGATGGCGGTCCTGTCCGATGCGCCGTTTATTATCGCCGACGAGCCGACTACCGATCTGGATGTGGTGGCACAGGCGCGTATCCTCGATCTGCTGGAGAGCATTATGCAGAGCCGGGCTCCAGGCATGCTGCTCGTGACTCACGACATGGGCGTGGTCGCGCGACTGGCCGACGACGTGGCGGTGATGGATAACGGAAACATCGTTGAACAGGGCGAGGTGGAAACCCTGTTCAGGGCCCCCAAACACGCCATCACACGCGGTCTGGTGTCGGCGCATCTCGCCCTGTACGGTATGGAGTTAGCCTCATGA
- the rbbA gene encoding ribosome-associated ATPase/putative transporter RbbA: MTPLAPVPVPPVAHLDGVSQHYGSTVALNNITLDIPARCMVGLIGPDGVGKSSLLSLISGARVIEQGNVMVLGGDMRDPKHRRDVCPRIAWMPQGLGKNLYHTLSVYENVDFFARLFGHDKAEREARITELLNSTGLAPFRDRPAGKLSGGMKQKLGLCCALIHDPELLILDEPTTGVDPLSRAQFWDLIDSIRLRQTNMSVLVATAYMEEAERFDWLVAMNAGEILATGSAQELRDKTASETLEQAFIGLLPEAQRQAYQPVVIPPYHAEQEEIAIEAKDLTMRFGNFVAVDHVNFRIPRGEIFGFLGSNGCGKSTTMKMLTGLLPASEGEAWLFGQPVDPKDIDTRRRVGYMSQAFSLYSELTVRQNLELHARLFHIPEAEIPLRVQEMSERFMLAEVEDTLPESLPLGIRQRLSLAVAVIHRPEMLILDEPTSGVDPVARDMFWQLMVDLSRRDKVTIFISTHFMNEAERCDRMSLMHAGKVLASGTPQELVERRGAASLEEAFISWLQEAAGPAPEASLPVETKHKEVMPPRQGFSLRRLFSYSRREALELRRDPVRSTLALLGTVILMLIMGYGISMDVENLRFAVLDRDQTVSSQAWSLNLAGSRYFIEQPPLTSYDDLDRRMRSGEVAVAIEIPPNFGRDIARGTPVEIGVWVDGAMPSRAETVKGYVQAMHQSWLQDVASRQPTPVGQSGLMTIETRYRYNPDVKSLPAIVPAVIPLLLMMIPSMLSALSVVREKELGSIINLYVTPTTRSEFLLGKQLPYIALGMLNFLLLCALSVFVFGVPHKGSFLTLSLAALLYVIIATGMGLLISTFMKSQIAAIFGTSIITLIPATQFSGMIDPVASLEGPGRWIGEIYPTSHFLTIARGTFSKALDLTDLWPLFVPLLIAIPVVMGLSVLLLKKQEG; encoded by the coding sequence ATGACCCCTCTGGCGCCGGTTCCCGTTCCTCCCGTGGCGCACCTTGACGGCGTGAGTCAGCATTACGGGAGCACGGTGGCGCTGAATAACATCACGCTGGATATCCCCGCACGCTGTATGGTGGGCTTGATCGGCCCTGACGGCGTGGGGAAATCAAGCCTGCTGTCGCTCATTTCCGGCGCGCGGGTGATTGAGCAAGGTAACGTCATGGTACTGGGTGGCGATATGCGCGACCCGAAGCATCGTCGCGACGTCTGTCCGCGTATTGCCTGGATGCCGCAGGGGCTGGGGAAAAACCTTTACCACACGCTGTCGGTATATGAAAACGTCGATTTTTTTGCTCGTCTGTTTGGGCATGATAAAGCCGAGCGTGAAGCGCGGATTACGGAGCTTCTGAACAGCACCGGCCTGGCCCCGTTTCGCGATCGTCCGGCGGGGAAACTCTCGGGCGGCATGAAACAGAAACTGGGGCTGTGCTGTGCGCTAATCCATGACCCGGAATTATTGATTCTGGATGAGCCAACCACCGGCGTCGATCCCCTGTCTCGAGCCCAGTTCTGGGATCTGATCGACAGCATCCGTTTGCGGCAGACGAACATGAGCGTGCTGGTGGCGACGGCGTATATGGAAGAGGCCGAGCGCTTCGACTGGCTGGTGGCGATGAACGCTGGCGAGATACTGGCGACCGGCAGCGCACAGGAACTGCGCGATAAAACCGCCAGCGAGACGCTGGAGCAGGCGTTTATCGGTCTGTTACCAGAGGCGCAGCGCCAGGCGTATCAGCCGGTGGTAATTCCGCCGTATCACGCGGAACAGGAAGAGATCGCCATTGAGGCGAAAGACCTGACCATGCGCTTCGGCAATTTCGTCGCGGTTGATCACGTCAACTTTCGCATACCGCGTGGGGAGATTTTTGGATTCCTCGGTTCCAACGGCTGCGGTAAATCGACCACCATGAAGATGCTGACCGGGCTGTTGCCTGCCAGTGAAGGCGAGGCCTGGCTGTTTGGTCAACCGGTCGACCCGAAAGATATCGATACCCGTCGTCGGGTGGGCTACATGTCGCAGGCATTTTCGCTGTACAGCGAACTGACGGTTCGACAAAATCTGGAACTCCACGCGCGACTGTTTCATATCCCGGAAGCGGAGATTCCTCTGCGCGTTCAGGAGATGAGCGAACGGTTTATGCTGGCGGAAGTGGAGGATACGTTGCCCGAGTCGCTCCCGCTCGGCATTCGCCAGCGACTGTCTCTGGCGGTGGCGGTGATCCATCGCCCGGAAATGCTGATCCTCGACGAACCAACCTCCGGCGTCGACCCGGTGGCCAGAGATATGTTCTGGCAACTGATGGTCGATCTGTCTCGCCGGGACAAAGTGACCATTTTTATCTCCACCCACTTTATGAACGAAGCCGAGCGCTGCGATCGTATGTCGTTGATGCATGCCGGAAAAGTGCTTGCCAGCGGTACGCCGCAGGAGCTGGTGGAACGACGCGGGGCCGCCAGTCTGGAAGAGGCATTTATCTCCTGGCTACAGGAGGCCGCGGGCCCAGCGCCCGAGGCGTCGCTGCCAGTGGAAACAAAACATAAAGAGGTGATGCCGCCGCGTCAGGGATTCAGTCTGCGCAGACTGTTCAGCTACAGCCGTCGCGAAGCGCTGGAACTGCGTCGCGATCCGGTGCGCTCGACGCTGGCACTGCTGGGGACGGTGATTCTGATGCTGATTATGGGCTACGGCATTAGCATGGATGTCGAAAACCTGCGCTTTGCCGTACTCGATCGCGATCAAACCGTCAGCAGCCAGGCATGGTCATTAAATCTGGCGGGCTCACGTTACTTCATTGAACAACCGCCGTTGACCAGCTATGACGATCTCGACCGGCGGATGCGTTCCGGCGAGGTGGCGGTAGCCATCGAAATCCCGCCAAACTTTGGCCGCGATATTGCGCGCGGGACGCCGGTGGAGATTGGCGTCTGGGTGGATGGCGCCATGCCCAGCCGCGCCGAGACGGTGAAGGGCTATGTGCAGGCGATGCACCAGAGTTGGTTACAGGATGTGGCGAGCCGCCAGCCGACGCCAGTGGGGCAGAGCGGGCTCATGACCATTGAAACCCGCTATCGCTATAACCCGGATGTGAAGAGCCTGCCAGCGATTGTTCCGGCGGTCATCCCGCTGCTGTTGATGATGATCCCATCGATGCTGAGCGCGTTGAGCGTGGTGCGGGAAAAAGAGCTGGGGTCGATCATTAACCTGTACGTAACGCCCACCACCCGCAGTGAGTTTCTGCTCGGTAAACAATTGCCGTATATCGCGCTGGGGATGCTCAACTTCCTGCTGCTATGCGCCCTGTCAGTGTTTGTTTTTGGCGTGCCGCACAAAGGCAGTTTCCTCACGCTCAGTCTGGCGGCGTTGTTGTATGTCATCATCGCCACCGGGATGGGGCTGCTGATCTCTACGTTTATGAAGAGTCAGATTGCGGCGATTTTTGGCACCTCCATCATTACCCTGATCCCGGCGACGCAGTTCTCCGGGATGATCGATCCGGTGGCGTCGCTGGAAGGGCCGGGGCGGTGGATCGGCGAGATCTACCCAACCAGCCATTTTCTGACGATCGCTCGCGGGACATTCTCGAAAGCACTGGATCTCACCGATCTCTGGCCGCTATTTGTGCCGCTGCTGATCGCCATTCCGGTGGTGATGGGGCTGAGCGTGCTGTTGCTGAAAAAACAGGAGGGGTGA
- the nikB gene encoding nickel ABC transporter permease subunit NikB, with the protein MLRYVLRRILLLIPMIFAASVIIFLMLRLGTGDPALDYLRLSNLPPTPEMVASTRVMLGLDQPLVVQYGTWLWKALHLDFGISFATQRPVLDDMMNFLPATLELAGAALVLILLTSVPLGIWAARHRDRLPDFVVRLIAFLGVSMPNFWLAFLLVMFFSVYLQWLPAMGYGGWQHLILPAVSIAFMSLAINARLLRASMLEVSGQRHVTWARLRGLNDKQTERRHILRNASLPVVTAVGMHIGELIGGTMIIENIFAWPGVGRYAVSAIFNRDYPVIQCFTLMMVVVFVVCNLIVDLLNAALDPRIRRHEGAHS; encoded by the coding sequence ATGTTGCGTTATGTACTGCGGCGTATTCTGCTGCTGATTCCGATGATTTTCGCCGCCTCGGTGATCATCTTCCTGATGTTGCGCCTGGGCACCGGCGATCCGGCGCTCGACTATCTGCGCCTGTCGAATCTGCCGCCCACGCCGGAAATGGTGGCCTCTACCCGCGTGATGCTGGGGCTGGATCAGCCGCTGGTCGTGCAGTACGGCACCTGGTTGTGGAAAGCGCTGCATCTGGACTTTGGCATCTCGTTCGCCACCCAGCGCCCGGTGCTGGATGACATGATGAATTTCCTGCCCGCAACGCTGGAACTGGCGGGTGCGGCACTGGTGTTGATCCTGCTGACCTCCGTACCGCTCGGCATCTGGGCGGCGCGTCATCGCGATCGCCTGCCCGATTTCGTCGTGCGACTGATAGCCTTTCTCGGCGTGTCGATGCCTAACTTCTGGCTCGCCTTCCTGCTGGTGATGTTCTTCTCCGTTTACCTGCAATGGTTACCTGCGATGGGCTACGGCGGCTGGCAGCATCTGATTTTACCGGCGGTATCAATAGCCTTCATGTCTCTGGCGATTAACGCGCGACTATTGCGCGCCAGCATGCTGGAAGTCTCCGGGCAGCGCCACGTCACCTGGGCGCGCCTGCGCGGGCTGAACGATAAACAAACCGAGCGCCGCCACATTCTGCGTAACGCCTCGCTGCCGGTGGTGACCGCCGTCGGGATGCACATCGGCGAACTGATTGGCGGGACGATGATTATCGAGAACATCTTTGCCTGGCCGGGTGTGGGTCGCTATGCCGTCTCGGCCATATTTAACCGCGACTACCCGGTGATTCAGTGCTTTACACTGATGATGGTGGTGGTTTTCGTGGTCTGTAACCTGATTGTTGATCTGCTGAACGCCGCGCTGGACCCGCGCATTCGTCGTCATGAAGGAGCGCACTCGTGA